One genomic window of Bacillus mycoides includes the following:
- a CDS encoding AAA family ATPase, which produces MKLHKALHPSFIKRMYYMRFIGKFAKAEGEKNGENFFVQCLSPIPLTLQELFPTGKYLFEGLCSNKKNEKIFTDLKKRKLEKQLVMFRLYYDRGNLLLELICTEEPREIASSYKLIPSPKVSNYKKRASLERKLGNGYLSFLIPKLPKDFEPPELLWHEGRLYGNLSLKSSISSISYFEQRKECKYIEINEWMKHVEIAVDDHLYFVSENVYDQLNKRIVEEGKLVEVEDIKMQKEDWEWDERESSFLQYVQSMVRNKGLYLDDTDIYNFHISVKTNMLTIVGGIPGVGKSRFVQAYAEALGLRYGEELIWIPISPSYQEPHDILGYLHPNGNFIESETKLVRTLLKAKENPNQLYIIVFDEMNMSHIEHWFTPFLSVLQLEKKNRILSLYEKVQEIENQIPPSVEIGENVIFVGTVNFDETTKELSDRLLDRTNLITLQKIPFCEMSIEHEKVVQQPPLKVTTGEFRLNWFRNKEMIEVFTEEELELLDKLHDVLSSHDISKGISFRCASAIATYLQNIPFQNNQSYMISREEGFDLQIKQRVLTKLRGTEMTVGSLLSEEAKRGATLVPLLQSPLANRVSTFEHSLAYIRQKRRELELYGYAK; this is translated from the coding sequence TTGAAGTTACATAAAGCTCTTCATCCAAGTTTTATAAAGCGAATGTATTATATGAGGTTTATTGGGAAGTTTGCAAAAGCTGAGGGAGAGAAGAATGGGGAAAATTTCTTTGTACAATGTCTTTCTCCAATACCTTTAACTTTACAAGAGTTATTTCCGACTGGGAAATATTTGTTTGAAGGATTATGCAGTAATAAAAAGAATGAAAAAATCTTTACTGATTTAAAGAAGCGTAAATTAGAAAAGCAACTGGTTATGTTTCGTCTTTATTATGATCGTGGAAATTTATTACTGGAATTAATATGCACAGAAGAGCCTCGGGAAATAGCATCCTCATATAAATTGATTCCTTCACCAAAGGTCTCAAATTATAAAAAGAGAGCGTCTTTGGAACGGAAGTTAGGCAACGGTTACTTATCATTTCTTATACCTAAATTACCAAAAGACTTTGAGCCTCCAGAATTATTGTGGCATGAAGGAAGGCTATATGGAAATTTATCGTTAAAATCATCAATAAGTTCAATTTCATATTTTGAGCAAAGAAAAGAATGTAAATATATTGAAATAAACGAGTGGATGAAACATGTAGAAATAGCAGTAGATGATCATTTATATTTTGTAAGTGAAAATGTGTATGACCAACTAAATAAACGAATTGTTGAAGAAGGTAAGTTAGTTGAAGTAGAAGATATTAAAATGCAAAAGGAGGACTGGGAATGGGATGAGCGTGAATCCTCTTTTTTGCAGTATGTACAAAGTATGGTTCGTAATAAAGGGCTATATTTGGATGATACAGATATATATAATTTTCACATTAGTGTTAAAACCAATATGTTAACAATTGTTGGTGGTATACCAGGTGTTGGGAAATCACGCTTTGTGCAAGCTTATGCAGAAGCACTTGGATTACGTTATGGTGAAGAATTAATTTGGATTCCGATTTCACCATCGTATCAAGAACCACATGATATTCTCGGTTATCTTCATCCGAATGGTAATTTTATTGAAAGTGAAACGAAGTTAGTTCGGACATTGTTAAAGGCTAAAGAAAACCCAAATCAATTGTATATAATTGTGTTCGATGAAATGAACATGTCACATATTGAGCATTGGTTTACTCCGTTTTTATCCGTGCTTCAACTTGAAAAGAAAAATCGTATTTTGAGTTTGTATGAGAAAGTACAAGAAATAGAAAATCAAATTCCACCTTCAGTGGAAATTGGTGAGAATGTTATTTTCGTAGGCACTGTAAATTTTGATGAAACGACGAAAGAGCTTTCCGATCGATTATTAGATCGAACAAATTTGATTACATTACAAAAAATTCCGTTTTGCGAGATGAGTATAGAACATGAGAAAGTTGTTCAGCAACCCCCGCTGAAAGTAACAACGGGAGAATTTCGACTCAATTGGTTTAGGAATAAAGAGATGATCGAAGTGTTTACTGAAGAGGAATTAGAGTTATTGGATAAGTTACATGATGTATTATCATCGCACGATATATCAAAAGGAATTTCTTTCCGATGTGCAAGCGCAATCGCTACGTATTTGCAAAATATACCGTTCCAAAATAATCAATCCTATATGATTAGCAGGGAAGAAGGTTTTGATTTGCAAATAAAGCAACGTGTATTAACGAAATTAAGGGGGACAGAAATGACAGTGGGCTCTCTACTTTCTGAAGAAGCAAAAAGGGGAGCGACATTGGTACCACTTTTACAGTCTCCGCTTGCAAATCGTGTATCTACATTTGAACATTCTTTAGCTTATATAAGACAAAAGCGTAGAGAACTGGAGCTGTATGGCTATGCAAAATGA
- the racA gene encoding chromosome-anchoring protein RacA, with protein sequence MEYKTPFIAKKLGVSPKAVVRIAQQLNLTIKKNKYGHFIFTQGDLDLMLEYHRSQMDQPQNSQTTQKTSSNDVEKLKTQVNTIVQNTSSNDFKQLTAQLTTITRRLDRMEEQMQDKANDVVTYQLLQHRREMEEMLERIQKLETALKKEEPIYITPDAKPTYEREKKPKRRKMIFSIFGL encoded by the coding sequence TTGGAATATAAAACACCATTTATCGCAAAGAAATTAGGTGTTAGCCCAAAGGCTGTTGTCCGGATTGCACAACAATTAAATCTTACGATAAAAAAAAATAAATATGGTCATTTTATTTTTACACAAGGTGATTTAGATCTAATGTTAGAATACCATCGTTCTCAAATGGACCAGCCTCAAAACTCTCAAACTACTCAAAAAACATCTTCAAATGATGTAGAAAAATTAAAAACTCAAGTAAACACAATTGTTCAAAATACATCATCGAATGATTTTAAACAATTAACAGCTCAATTAACCACAATTACAAGAAGACTAGATCGAATGGAAGAACAAATGCAAGATAAAGCAAATGATGTCGTTACATACCAACTTTTACAACATCGCCGCGAAATGGAGGAAATGTTAGAACGAATTCAAAAACTAGAAACTGCCCTAAAAAAAGAAGAACCAATATACATTACTCCTGATGCAAAACCAACATATGAAAGAGAAAAGAAACCGAAGCGTCGTAAAATGATTTTTAGTATATTTGGACTATAA